The Streptomyces sp. HUAS CB01 genome has a segment encoding these proteins:
- a CDS encoding MFS transporter yields MTATGSPARKPRILADLTPLRVSAHYRRLWFGNTVSWIGQGMTTLAISLQVYDITHSTFSVGLVGLFTLVPLVVFGLYGGAVADTVDRRALGLWSAAGLAGLSAALAAAAFADFHRVWFLYGVVALQAVCAALNSPARSAMIPRLLPPEQLPAANALSSMTMTSGMLLGPMLGGLIVGYGGYQSAYAIDFVAFGAALYAMWRLPSMLPDRDGTKGGRASVLDGLRFLATRPNIRMTFFSDFCAMILAHPRALFPAVAGLWYGGDARTTGLLVAAPAVGALLGGVFSGWQGRIRRHGVAILLAVAAWGTAIAVFGLTRNLWLGLLFLALAGCADTVSMVFRNTMLQAAAPDEMRGRLQGVFIVVVAGGPRLGDFLAGSVADLTSPTVAVTGGGLACVLAVCLLALRGRGFLRYDARRPTP; encoded by the coding sequence ATGACCGCCACCGGCTCCCCCGCCCGCAAACCCCGCATCCTCGCCGACCTCACCCCGTTGCGCGTCTCCGCCCACTACCGGCGGCTCTGGTTCGGCAACACGGTCTCCTGGATCGGCCAGGGCATGACCACCCTGGCCATCTCGCTCCAGGTGTACGACATCACGCACTCGACGTTCTCGGTCGGGCTGGTCGGTCTCTTCACCCTCGTCCCGCTGGTCGTCTTCGGCCTCTACGGCGGCGCCGTCGCCGACACCGTGGACCGGCGCGCGCTCGGGCTCTGGAGCGCGGCCGGTCTGGCCGGGCTGTCCGCCGCGCTCGCCGCGGCCGCCTTCGCGGACTTCCACCGCGTCTGGTTCCTGTACGGCGTCGTCGCGCTCCAGGCCGTGTGCGCCGCGCTCAACTCGCCCGCCCGCAGCGCCATGATCCCGAGGCTGCTGCCGCCCGAGCAGCTACCGGCCGCCAACGCCCTGTCCTCCATGACGATGACGTCCGGCATGCTCCTCGGCCCGATGCTGGGCGGACTGATCGTCGGCTACGGCGGCTACCAGTCCGCGTACGCCATCGACTTCGTCGCCTTCGGGGCCGCGCTGTACGCGATGTGGCGGCTGCCGTCGATGCTGCCCGACCGCGACGGGACGAAGGGCGGGCGCGCGTCCGTGCTCGACGGGCTGCGCTTCCTCGCCACCCGGCCGAACATCCGTATGACCTTCTTCTCCGACTTCTGCGCGATGATCCTCGCCCATCCGCGCGCGCTGTTCCCGGCGGTGGCCGGGCTCTGGTACGGCGGTGACGCCCGTACGACAGGTCTCCTCGTCGCGGCGCCCGCCGTGGGCGCACTGCTCGGCGGGGTGTTCTCCGGCTGGCAGGGGCGCATCCGGCGGCACGGGGTGGCGATCCTGCTCGCCGTGGCCGCGTGGGGCACCGCGATCGCCGTGTTCGGCCTGACCAGGAACCTCTGGCTCGGGCTGCTCTTCCTCGCTCTCGCGGGATGCGCCGACACGGTCTCCATGGTCTTCCGCAACACCATGCTGCAGGCGGCCGCGCCGGACGAGATGCGCGGCCGCCTGCAGGGGGTGTTCATCGTCGTCGTGGCGGGCGGCCCCCGCCTCGGCGACTTCCTCGCCGGCTCGGTCGCCGACCTCACCTCGCCCACCGTCGCCGTCACCGGCGGCGGACTCGCCTGCGTCCTCGCCGTCTGCCTGCTCGCCCTGCGCGGCCGCGGTTTCCTGCGCTACGACGCCCGCCGGCCGACGCCGTGA
- a CDS encoding SDR family NAD(P)-dependent oxidoreductase, with protein sequence MARPVTVVTGGSRGIGAATCVRLAADGHDLVLGYVSNAAAAEEVARSVRAAGARCVTVRGDTSHETAVERLFDTAAAELGPVTGLVNNAGVTGPLGRLADARTEDLRRVIDVNLLGYLLCCRRAARDMAARGSGAIVNISSAAATLGSPGEYVHYAATKAATDALTVGLAKELGPQGIRVNAVAPGTVNTDMHAAMGDPHRPAKVAAVTPLGRPGEPAEIAGAVSWLLSDDASFTTGTVLRVSGGR encoded by the coding sequence ATGGCACGTCCGGTCACCGTCGTCACGGGCGGGAGCCGTGGCATCGGCGCGGCGACCTGCGTCCGGCTGGCCGCCGACGGCCACGACCTGGTCCTCGGTTACGTCAGCAACGCGGCCGCCGCGGAGGAGGTCGCCCGGAGCGTGCGCGCCGCCGGCGCGCGCTGTGTCACGGTACGGGGGGACACCTCCCACGAGACGGCCGTGGAACGCCTGTTCGACACTGCGGCGGCGGAACTCGGCCCCGTGACCGGTCTGGTGAACAACGCCGGCGTCACCGGCCCGCTCGGCCGGCTCGCCGACGCCCGCACCGAGGACCTGCGCCGGGTCATCGACGTGAACCTGCTGGGCTATCTGCTGTGCTGCCGGCGCGCGGCCCGCGACATGGCCGCACGCGGTTCCGGCGCGATCGTCAACATCTCCTCGGCCGCCGCGACGCTCGGCTCACCCGGGGAGTACGTCCACTACGCGGCGACGAAGGCGGCGACCGACGCCCTGACCGTCGGTCTGGCCAAGGAACTCGGCCCGCAGGGCATCCGCGTCAACGCCGTCGCCCCCGGCACCGTCAACACCGACATGCACGCCGCCATGGGCGATCCCCACCGGCCCGCGAAGGTGGCCGCCGTGACGCCGCTCGGCCGACCGGGAGAACCGGCCGAGATCGCCGGTGCCGTCTCCTGGCTGCTCTCGGACGACGCCTCCTTCACGACGGGCACGGTCCTGCGGGTCTCCGGCGGCCGCTGA
- a CDS encoding CsbD family protein, with the protein MSKHNAKARQIKGKLKETLGKTMGDKSMQRAGRSDMLRGKAQEMAEKAADQVRRHTRHH; encoded by the coding sequence ATGAGCAAGCACAACGCCAAGGCGCGGCAGATCAAGGGCAAGCTGAAGGAAACCCTCGGGAAGACCATGGGCGACAAGTCCATGCAGCGCGCCGGCCGGAGCGACATGCTGCGCGGCAAGGCGCAGGAGATGGCGGAGAAGGCGGCCGACCAGGTACGCAGGCACACCCGGCACCACTGA
- a CDS encoding flavin monoamine oxidase family protein: MEQATVDVCVVGAGFAGLAAARNLAHAGREVIVLEARDRVGGRVWNRELPDGTVVSAGGTWLGDGQARMFRLAREHGLRAYPQYHDGDHVLRLDGVEHRYRGSIPKAGPGTLASLGLALARLNAIARRLPVDAPWLARNARALDARTLGQWLADPVNVPSGTAHTVLKATMSLLFCTDPAEVSLLGALVLARGGGGFDYYTDSDRTETHLLDGGTPELARRMAERLGDAVRLASPVRRIVQNGNDVEVSTDALTVRARRVIVAVPPVLTGRILFEPALPPAAGHLRQRMTPGSIIRVHASYPEPFWRGQGLSGQTLAPLSAVPVTIDQTPPGGRPGVLSSYAFGPGAVRLGRLDPKERRDVWLHALAERFGPEALHPLGYLETDWSAEAWSAGGMIGHFPPGALTSYGRALREPVGRIHWAGTETATQMHGLMEGAVRSGERAAREVLALR; this comes from the coding sequence ATGGAGCAGGCGACGGTGGACGTGTGCGTGGTGGGTGCCGGATTCGCGGGTCTGGCGGCCGCGCGGAACCTGGCGCACGCGGGCCGGGAGGTGATCGTGCTCGAGGCCCGCGACCGCGTGGGCGGGCGGGTGTGGAACCGGGAGCTGCCCGACGGCACCGTCGTCTCGGCGGGCGGCACCTGGCTCGGTGACGGCCAGGCGCGGATGTTCCGGCTCGCCCGCGAGCACGGGCTCCGCGCGTATCCGCAGTACCACGACGGCGACCACGTCCTGCGCCTCGACGGCGTCGAACACCGCTACCGGGGGAGCATCCCCAAGGCCGGACCCGGCACGCTGGCCTCCCTGGGGCTGGCCCTCGCACGGCTGAACGCGATCGCGCGGCGGCTCCCCGTCGACGCCCCCTGGCTGGCCCGGAACGCGCGGGCGCTCGACGCCCGCACCCTCGGCCAGTGGCTCGCCGATCCGGTCAACGTGCCCTCCGGGACGGCGCACACCGTCCTCAAGGCGACGATGAGCCTGCTGTTCTGCACCGATCCCGCCGAGGTCTCCCTCCTGGGCGCGCTCGTCCTGGCCCGGGGCGGCGGAGGGTTCGACTACTACACCGACAGCGACAGGACAGAGACCCATCTCCTCGACGGCGGGACCCCGGAGCTGGCCCGGCGGATGGCCGAGCGGCTGGGCGACGCCGTACGCCTGGCCAGTCCGGTCCGGCGGATCGTCCAGAACGGGAACGACGTCGAGGTGAGCACGGACGCGCTGACGGTGCGGGCGCGCCGGGTGATCGTGGCCGTTCCGCCGGTCCTGACCGGGCGCATCCTGTTCGAACCCGCGCTGCCGCCCGCCGCCGGCCATCTGCGGCAGCGGATGACGCCCGGGTCGATCATCCGGGTCCACGCCTCGTACCCCGAGCCGTTCTGGCGCGGCCAGGGGCTCTCCGGGCAGACGCTCGCCCCCCTGTCGGCCGTCCCCGTCACCATCGACCAGACCCCGCCCGGGGGCCGGCCCGGCGTGCTGAGCAGCTACGCCTTCGGTCCCGGGGCCGTACGGCTCGGCCGGCTGGACCCCAAGGAGCGCAGGGACGTGTGGCTGCACGCGCTGGCGGAGCGGTTCGGGCCGGAGGCTCTGCACCCCCTCGGATACCTGGAGACCGACTGGTCCGCCGAGGCCTGGTCCGCGGGCGGGATGATCGGCCACTTCCCGCCGGGCGCCCTCACGAGCTACGGCCGTGCGCTGCGCGAGCCGGTCGGCCGGATCCACTGGGCCGGTACGGAGACCGCGACACAGATGCACGGGCTGATGGAGGGCGCGGTGCGCTCCGGTGAGCGTGCCGCCCGGGAGGTCCTGGCCCTGCGCTGA
- a CDS encoding SCO2400 family protein has product MDYCAPCHRTLNGAVTCPECGAYDPAMTPTGEIPAVTTAMTETGPGGESAPDGPPDAFPATPPAPAHTATAPAPAPPATDLPAPAHTATDDVATSRVATGHVTTGRVAAAHVASDHRPRPRRWKRYGGRTLAAAAFAVLGGLGTSSLLADGSAGLPQAAPSPDLASSDEPTERGTARPGASAPPERPATHPARGGSRERKGRVPGTPRATPTPPESPPARTPDPVPDSTPPPETAGPSARPSTGRPGSSTSPTAPTSPSPSGSTGAASPTGSPTPSTTEVPVTEALRERAPLPAGARRSIVGGAALTGR; this is encoded by the coding sequence ATGGACTACTGCGCACCCTGCCACCGCACCCTCAACGGCGCCGTGACGTGCCCCGAATGCGGTGCCTACGACCCGGCGATGACACCCACGGGTGAGATCCCGGCGGTCACGACGGCGATGACGGAGACCGGCCCCGGCGGGGAATCGGCGCCCGACGGGCCGCCGGACGCCTTCCCCGCCACACCCCCGGCCCCGGCCCACACGGCCACGGCGCCCGCCCCTGCCCCTCCGGCCACGGACCTCCCGGCCCCGGCCCATACGGCCACGGATGATGTGGCAACAAGTCGTGTGGCAACAGGTCATGTGACGACGGGGCGTGTGGCCGCCGCACATGTGGCTTCCGACCACCGCCCCCGTCCACGGCGGTGGAAGAGGTACGGGGGCCGGACTCTCGCCGCTGCCGCCTTCGCGGTACTGGGCGGCCTGGGCACGTCCTCTCTGCTGGCGGACGGTTCCGCCGGCCTCCCGCAGGCCGCGCCGAGCCCGGATCTGGCGTCCTCCGACGAGCCGACGGAACGCGGCACGGCCCGGCCGGGCGCGTCGGCTCCTCCGGAACGTCCGGCGACGCACCCCGCCAGGGGAGGCTCCCGGGAACGCAAGGGCCGTGTGCCCGGGACACCCCGGGCCACGCCCACTCCCCCGGAGTCCCCTCCCGCCCGCACCCCGGATCCCGTCCCCGACTCGACTCCCCCGCCCGAGACCGCCGGCCCGAGCGCCCGCCCCTCCACCGGCCGCCCGGGCTCGTCGACCTCGCCGACGGCTCCCACTTCGCCGAGCCCCAGCGGCAGTACGGGCGCCGCCTCGCCCACGGGCAGCCCCACGCCCAGCACCACGGAGGTGCCGGTGACCGAGGCACTGAGGGAACGGGCGCCGCTCCCGGCGGGCGCGCGCCGGAGCATCGTCGGCGGTGCCGCGCTCACGGGGAGGTGA
- a CDS encoding YtxH domain-containing protein, translated as MRYRLTFMAGLGVGYVLGARAGQERYEQMKKAAREFARNPAVRNAAESAAQTSREVAGKALHVVSDKVGDRIPDTVAERVRSLRERSRSGEDDWGTSNT; from the coding sequence ATGCGCTACCGGCTCACATTCATGGCCGGACTCGGTGTGGGATACGTGCTCGGCGCCCGGGCCGGGCAGGAGCGGTACGAGCAGATGAAGAAGGCGGCACGGGAGTTCGCGCGGAACCCGGCCGTGCGGAACGCGGCGGAGTCCGCCGCGCAGACGAGCCGCGAGGTGGCGGGCAAGGCGCTGCACGTGGTGAGCGACAAGGTCGGGGACCGCATTCCCGACACGGTGGCCGAGCGGGTGCGGTCGCTCCGGGAACGGAGTCGGAGCGGCGAGGACGACTGGGGCACGAGCAACACGTAG
- a CDS encoding FGGY family carbohydrate kinase encodes MGIVAGLDSSSAFTRIVVCDADTGAVLRQGYAPHPVEAKATDVDPQAWLLSLGEAAAGGLLEGVQAIGVSAQQHGLIPLDTSGTPVRPAMVGNDKRAQAAAADLVEGFGGRQAWAEAVGCVPQSGLPVSKLRWLARTEPEAARRTALVLQPHDWLVWQLLGRPARRTTDRGAASATGYWSAGTGSYRPDLVELALGHQAALPEVLGPSDAAGTTPEGLLISAGTGETMAAAFGLGLGTGDAVVSLGATGSVMAIHHEALADPSGMITSFADATGMHLPVVHTLNAVRALRGTAEMLGVENLSELSALAVKSTPGSSGLVLLPYLEGERTPHLPHTAGTLTGLRRESMKPEHLARAAFEGMLCSLADALDVLRGRGVVVRRVFLLGQAAELPAVQAAAPAIFAAQVVVPQPADYAALGAARQAAWALGAAQGTLAPHAPPSWQGAAAQVFEAGDELAVGQAVRQQYAATREQIHPGAFNP; translated from the coding sequence ATGGGGATAGTCGCCGGGCTGGACAGTTCGTCCGCGTTCACTCGCATCGTCGTCTGTGACGCGGACACGGGCGCCGTGCTGCGCCAGGGATACGCACCGCATCCCGTCGAGGCCAAGGCCACCGACGTCGATCCGCAGGCATGGCTGCTGTCGCTGGGGGAGGCCGCGGCCGGCGGGCTCCTCGAAGGCGTGCAGGCCATCGGCGTGTCCGCCCAGCAGCACGGGCTGATACCGCTGGACACGTCCGGCACTCCGGTGCGGCCCGCGATGGTCGGGAACGACAAGCGGGCCCAGGCGGCGGCGGCCGATCTGGTCGAGGGGTTCGGCGGGCGGCAGGCGTGGGCCGAGGCCGTGGGCTGCGTACCCCAGTCCGGGCTGCCCGTCTCGAAGCTGCGCTGGCTGGCGCGGACCGAACCGGAGGCGGCCCGGCGCACCGCACTGGTCCTCCAGCCGCACGACTGGCTGGTGTGGCAGCTGCTCGGCCGGCCGGCGCGGCGGACGACGGACCGCGGTGCGGCGTCCGCGACCGGCTACTGGTCCGCGGGCACCGGCTCGTACCGACCCGATCTCGTCGAGCTCGCGCTCGGCCACCAGGCGGCCCTGCCCGAGGTGCTGGGCCCGTCCGACGCCGCCGGGACGACCCCGGAGGGCCTGCTGATCTCGGCCGGCACCGGCGAGACCATGGCGGCCGCGTTCGGGCTGGGCCTCGGGACCGGCGACGCGGTCGTGTCCCTCGGAGCCACCGGTTCCGTGATGGCGATCCACCACGAGGCGCTCGCGGACCCGTCCGGGATGATCACGTCGTTCGCCGACGCGACCGGGATGCATCTGCCGGTGGTGCACACGCTCAATGCCGTGCGCGCACTGCGCGGCACCGCCGAGATGCTCGGGGTCGAGAACCTGTCCGAACTGTCCGCGCTGGCCGTGAAGTCCACCCCGGGCTCCTCCGGTCTGGTGCTGCTGCCCTATCTGGAGGGCGAGCGCACCCCGCACCTGCCGCACACCGCGGGCACCCTGACGGGACTGCGGCGCGAGTCGATGAAGCCCGAGCACCTGGCTCGTGCCGCGTTCGAGGGCATGCTGTGCTCGCTGGCCGACGCGCTGGACGTCCTGCGCGGGCGCGGCGTGGTGGTGCGCCGGGTGTTCCTGCTGGGGCAGGCCGCGGAACTGCCGGCGGTCCAGGCGGCCGCACCGGCGATCTTCGCCGCACAGGTCGTCGTACCGCAGCCCGCCGACTACGCGGCGCTGGGCGCGGCCCGGCAGGCGGCGTGGGCGCTCGGTGCGGCCCAGGGGACACTCGCCCCGCACGCCCCGCCGTCCTGGCAGGGCGCGGCCGCGCAGGTCTTCGAGGCGGGTGACGAACTCGCCGTCGGCCAGGCGGTGCGCCAGCAGTACGCGGCCACGCGCGAGCAGATCCACCCGGGTGCGTTCAACCCCTGA
- a CDS encoding ABC transporter ATP-binding protein, with protein sequence MLIRLLRTFLRPHRQAITLLVTLQLLQTSATLYLPTLNADIIDNGVVQGDTGYILTFGALMIGVSVVQVVCNIGAVYYGARTAAALGRDVRAAVFDRVQSFSAREVGHFGAPSLITRTTNDVQQVQMLVLMAFTLMVSAPIMCVGGIVLALSLDVPLSAVLLAVVPVLGISVSLIVKRMRPLFRTMQERLDTVNRVLREQITGNRVIRAFVKDDYEEQRFRGSNTELTDVSMATGRLMALMFPIVMTVVNVSSIAVVWFGAHRIDSGGMQIGALTAFLAYLMQIVMAVMMATFMFMMVPRAEVCAERIEEVLATESSVVPPAAPVRETARHGHLEVRGADFRYPGAEEPVLRGVDLVARPGETTAVIGSTGSGKSTLLGLVPRLFDVTGGEVLVDGVDVRELDPVLMARTVGLVPQKPYLFSGTVATNLRYGNPDATDEELWRALEVAQAADFVRELDGGLDAPVAQGGTNVSGGQRQRLAIARTLVQRPEIYLFDDSFSALDYATDAALRGALALETAESTVVIVAQRVSTIRDADRIVVLDEGRVVGTGRHHELMAGNDTYREIVLSQLTEAEAA encoded by the coding sequence GTGCTCATACGACTCCTCCGGACGTTCCTGCGTCCCCACCGGCAGGCGATCACCCTGCTGGTGACGCTGCAACTGCTCCAGACCAGCGCCACGCTCTATCTGCCCACACTGAACGCGGACATCATTGACAACGGTGTCGTCCAGGGTGACACGGGATACATCCTGACGTTCGGCGCGCTGATGATCGGCGTCAGCGTCGTCCAGGTCGTGTGCAACATCGGGGCCGTCTACTACGGCGCGCGGACCGCCGCCGCGCTCGGACGCGACGTGCGCGCCGCCGTGTTCGACCGCGTCCAGTCGTTCTCGGCGCGTGAGGTGGGGCACTTCGGCGCCCCGTCCCTCATCACCCGTACGACCAACGACGTCCAACAGGTCCAGATGCTGGTGCTGATGGCGTTCACGCTGATGGTGTCCGCGCCGATCATGTGCGTCGGCGGCATCGTGCTCGCCCTCTCCCTGGACGTCCCGCTGTCGGCGGTGCTGCTCGCGGTCGTACCGGTACTCGGCATCTCCGTGTCACTGATCGTCAAGCGGATGCGGCCGCTGTTCCGGACCATGCAGGAGCGGCTCGACACGGTCAACCGGGTCCTGCGGGAGCAGATCACCGGCAACCGCGTGATCAGGGCCTTCGTGAAGGACGACTACGAGGAGCAGCGCTTCCGCGGGTCGAACACCGAGTTGACGGACGTGTCGATGGCGACGGGCCGGCTGATGGCGCTGATGTTCCCCATCGTGATGACCGTCGTGAACGTGTCGAGCATCGCGGTCGTCTGGTTCGGCGCCCACCGCATCGACAGCGGCGGGATGCAGATCGGCGCGCTCACCGCGTTCCTCGCGTATCTGATGCAGATCGTCATGGCCGTGATGATGGCCACGTTCATGTTCATGATGGTGCCCCGCGCCGAGGTGTGCGCCGAGCGCATCGAGGAGGTCCTGGCCACCGAGTCCAGTGTCGTGCCCCCGGCCGCGCCGGTGCGGGAGACGGCGCGCCACGGCCATCTCGAGGTCCGCGGCGCCGACTTCCGCTACCCGGGCGCGGAGGAACCCGTGCTGCGCGGGGTGGACCTGGTGGCCCGGCCCGGTGAGACGACCGCGGTCATCGGCTCGACGGGCAGCGGCAAGTCGACGCTGCTGGGGCTGGTTCCGCGGCTGTTCGACGTCACGGGCGGCGAGGTCCTCGTCGACGGGGTGGACGTACGGGAACTGGACCCGGTGCTGATGGCGCGCACCGTCGGACTCGTGCCGCAGAAGCCGTACCTCTTCTCGGGAACGGTCGCGACGAACCTCCGCTACGGGAACCCCGACGCGACCGACGAGGAGCTGTGGCGGGCGCTGGAGGTCGCGCAGGCCGCCGACTTCGTGCGCGAACTCGACGGCGGGCTCGACGCGCCCGTCGCCCAGGGCGGTACCAACGTGTCGGGCGGCCAGCGGCAGCGGCTCGCGATCGCGCGCACGCTGGTGCAGCGGCCGGAGATCTATCTGTTCGACGACTCCTTCTCGGCGCTGGACTACGCGACCGACGCGGCGCTGCGCGGTGCGCTGGCGCTGGAGACGGCCGAGTCGACGGTGGTGATCGTCGCGCAGCGGGTGTCGACCATCCGCGACGCCGACCGGATCGTGGTCCTCGACGAGGGCCGGGTCGTCGGCACGGGCCGCCATCACGAACTGATGGCGGGGAACGACACGTACCGGGAGATCGTCCTCTCCCAGCTGACCGAGGCGGAGGCTGCCTGA
- a CDS encoding ABC transporter ATP-binding protein, with amino-acid sequence MAGPGGRMMMGQSGERSMDFKGSGQRLLRQLLPERRALWVMVASGVLSVGLSVVGPWILGKATDLVFAGVVGREMPAGPSRDQAVEALRERGDGGLADMLSGVDFTPGRGIDFTAVGEVLLVALAVFAAAGLLMLVSTRASILVINRTVYRMREDVQAKLARLPLSYFDKARRGEVLSRATNDIDNISQTMQQSMGQLINSLLTIVGVLVMMFWISPLLALVALVTVPLSVVVAAKVGKRSQPQFVRQWQSTGRLNAHIEEMYTGHTLVKVFGRQGESAEDFAEQNEALYEAGFRAQFNSGVMQPLMFFVSNLNYVLVAVVGGLRVASGTLSIGDVQAFIQYSRQFSMPLTQVASMANLVQSGVASAERIFELLDAEEQAPDPIRGARPDERRGAVELEKVSFRYDPQKPLIEDLSLAVEPGQTVAIVGPTGAGKTTLVNLLMRFYEVTGGRIALDGIDAATMSRDDLRAGIGMVLQDTWLFGGTIAENIAYGTSREVTREQIEEAARAAHADRFIRTLPDGYDTVIDDEGAGVSAGEKQLITIARAFLSDPVILVLDEATSSVDTRTEVLIQKAMARLAHGRTSFVIAHRLSTIRDADVILVMENGSIVEQGTHDELLSADGAYARLYAAQFAQAVAEVD; translated from the coding sequence ATGGCCGGTCCTGGCGGACGCATGATGATGGGCCAGTCCGGCGAGCGGTCCATGGACTTCAAGGGCTCGGGGCAGCGTCTGCTGCGGCAGCTGCTGCCGGAGCGGCGGGCCCTGTGGGTGATGGTCGCGTCCGGTGTGCTGAGCGTCGGGCTTTCGGTGGTCGGGCCGTGGATCCTCGGCAAGGCGACCGACCTCGTCTTCGCGGGTGTGGTGGGCCGGGAGATGCCGGCCGGGCCGTCCCGGGACCAGGCCGTCGAGGCGCTGCGCGAGCGCGGTGACGGCGGGCTCGCGGACATGCTGTCCGGGGTGGACTTCACGCCCGGCCGGGGCATCGACTTCACGGCCGTCGGCGAGGTGCTGCTCGTGGCCCTCGCCGTGTTCGCGGCCGCCGGTCTGCTGATGCTGGTGTCGACGCGGGCGTCGATCCTGGTGATCAACCGGACCGTGTACCGGATGCGCGAGGACGTGCAGGCGAAGCTGGCGCGGCTGCCGCTGTCGTACTTCGACAAGGCCAGGCGCGGTGAGGTGCTGAGCCGGGCGACGAACGACATCGACAACATCTCGCAGACCATGCAGCAGTCGATGGGCCAGCTCATCAACTCCCTGCTGACGATCGTCGGCGTGCTGGTGATGATGTTCTGGATCTCGCCGCTGCTGGCCCTGGTCGCGCTGGTGACGGTGCCGCTGTCGGTGGTGGTGGCCGCGAAGGTCGGCAAGCGGTCCCAGCCGCAGTTCGTCCGGCAGTGGCAGTCCACCGGCCGGCTCAACGCGCACATCGAGGAGATGTACACCGGCCACACGCTGGTGAAGGTCTTCGGGCGCCAGGGGGAGTCGGCGGAGGACTTCGCCGAACAGAACGAGGCGCTGTACGAGGCCGGGTTCCGGGCGCAGTTCAACAGCGGGGTCATGCAGCCGCTCATGTTCTTCGTCTCCAATCTCAACTACGTGCTGGTGGCGGTCGTCGGCGGGCTGCGGGTCGCCTCCGGCACGCTGTCGATCGGCGACGTCCAGGCGTTCATCCAGTACTCGCGCCAGTTCTCGATGCCGCTGACGCAGGTGGCGTCGATGGCGAACCTGGTGCAGTCCGGGGTGGCCTCGGCCGAGCGGATCTTCGAGCTGCTGGACGCCGAGGAGCAGGCTCCCGACCCGATCCGCGGGGCCCGTCCCGACGAACGGCGGGGCGCGGTCGAGCTGGAGAAGGTGTCCTTCCGCTACGACCCGCAGAAGCCGCTCATCGAGGATCTGTCACTGGCGGTCGAGCCCGGTCAGACGGTCGCGATCGTCGGCCCGACGGGGGCGGGCAAGACCACGCTCGTCAATCTGCTGATGCGCTTCTACGAGGTGACGGGCGGCCGGATCGCCCTGGACGGGATCGACGCGGCCACGATGTCCCGGGACGACCTGCGGGCCGGGATCGGGATGGTGCTGCAGGACACCTGGCTGTTCGGCGGCACGATCGCGGAGAACATCGCGTACGGCACCTCGCGCGAGGTCACCCGGGAGCAGATCGAGGAGGCGGCGCGGGCGGCGCACGCCGACCGGTTCATCCGGACCCTTCCGGACGGCTACGACACCGTCATCGACGACGAGGGGGCCGGCGTCAGCGCCGGCGAGAAGCAACTGATCACCATCGCGCGGGCGTTCCTGTCCGACCCGGTGATCCTGGTGCTGGACGAGGCCACGAGCTCGGTCGACACCCGCACCGAGGTGCTGATCCAGAAGGCGATGGCCCGGCTCGCCCACGGGCGTACGTCGTTCGTGATCGCGCACCGGCTCTCCACCATCAGGGACGCGGACGTGATCCTGGTGATGGAGAACGGCTCGATCGTCGAACAGGGCACGCACGACGAGCTGTTGTCGGCGGACGGCGCGTACGCGCGGCTGTACGCGGCGCAGTTCGCGCAGGCCGTCGCCGAGGTCGACTGA